In Bacillus sp. DX3.1, the following proteins share a genomic window:
- the ilvD gene encoding dihydroxy-acid dehydratase codes for MRSDMIKKGFDKAPHRSLLKATGLKDEDFDKPFVAICNSFIEIIPGHMHLNEFGRLVKEAVRAAGMVPFEFNTIGVDDGIAMGHIGMRYSLPSREIIADSVETVVNAHWFDGMICIPNCDKITPGMMMAAMRVNIPTVFVSGGPMAAGKTSKGDVVDLSSVFEGVGAYQSGKISEEELKDIEDHGCPSCGSCSGMFTANSMNCLCEVLGLALPGNGSILATDPRRKDLIKQAAEKLKVLIERDIKPRDIVTQEAIDDAFALDMAMGGSTNTVLHTLAIAQEAGLDYDMNRIDEVSRRVPHLCKVSPASNWHMEDIERAGGISAILKELSRKEGVLHLDRITATGQTLRENIAHAEIQDKEVIHSLENPHSEEGGLRILKGNLAKDGAVIKSGATEVKRFEGPCVIFHSQDEALAGIMLGKVKKGDVVVIRYEGPRGGPGMPEMLAPTSAIAGMGLGADVALLTDGRFSGASRGISVGHISPEAAAGGEIALLQQGDIVCIDVEERLLEVRVSDEELEKRRKEWKRPELKVKTGWLGRYAQMVTSANTGAVLKMQNFN; via the coding sequence ATGAGAAGTGACATGATTAAAAAGGGATTTGATAAAGCACCGCACCGTAGTTTATTAAAAGCGACCGGTTTAAAAGATGAAGATTTCGATAAACCGTTTGTAGCGATTTGTAATTCTTTTATTGAAATTATTCCAGGTCATATGCATTTAAATGAATTTGGCCGCCTTGTGAAAGAAGCAGTTCGTGCGGCAGGAATGGTTCCGTTTGAGTTTAATACGATTGGAGTTGATGACGGAATTGCGATGGGACATATCGGCATGCGTTATTCACTGCCAAGCCGAGAGATTATCGCTGATTCAGTTGAAACAGTTGTAAATGCTCACTGGTTTGATGGAATGATTTGTATTCCGAACTGTGACAAAATTACACCTGGTATGATGATGGCTGCGATGCGCGTTAACATTCCAACTGTGTTTGTTTCAGGTGGTCCAATGGCTGCAGGGAAAACTTCAAAAGGAGATGTAGTGGATTTAAGTTCTGTTTTTGAAGGAGTTGGAGCCTATCAATCTGGAAAAATTTCAGAAGAAGAGTTAAAAGATATTGAAGATCATGGTTGTCCGTCTTGCGGCTCATGTTCTGGTATGTTTACGGCAAATTCAATGAACTGTTTATGTGAAGTGTTAGGGTTGGCACTTCCGGGAAATGGAAGCATTCTAGCCACTGATCCGCGACGTAAGGATTTAATTAAACAGGCAGCAGAAAAATTAAAAGTATTAATAGAACGAGATATTAAACCGCGTGACATCGTTACACAAGAAGCAATTGATGATGCATTTGCATTAGATATGGCGATGGGTGGTTCGACCAATACTGTATTACATACGCTAGCAATCGCTCAAGAAGCAGGGCTAGACTATGATATGAATCGAATTGATGAAGTTTCTCGCCGCGTTCCTCATTTATGTAAAGTAAGTCCGGCATCGAATTGGCATATGGAAGATATTGAGCGTGCTGGTGGCATTAGTGCAATTTTAAAAGAATTAAGTAGAAAAGAAGGGGTACTTCATCTTGACCGGATCACAGCTACAGGTCAAACGTTACGAGAAAACATTGCTCATGCAGAAATTCAAGATAAAGAGGTGATTCATTCTCTTGAAAATCCGCATAGTGAAGAAGGGGGCCTGCGTATATTAAAAGGAAACCTTGCGAAAGATGGTGCTGTTATTAAAAGCGGTGCAACAGAGGTAAAACGATTTGAAGGACCGTGTGTCATTTTTCACTCTCAGGATGAGGCACTTGCTGGTATTATGCTTGGTAAAGTAAAAAAAGGTGATGTTGTTGTTATCCGTTATGAAGGACCAAGAGGTGGACCAGGTATGCCAGAAATGTTAGCACCAACATCAGCAATCGCGGGTATGGGCTTAGGAGCAGATGTTGCATTATTAACGGATGGTCGTTTTTCAGGTGCATCACGCGGCATTTCAGTTGGTCATATTTCACCAGAAGCTGCGGCAGGAGGCGAAATAGCTCTTCTGCAGCAAGGAGATATTGTATGTATTGATGTAGAGGAGCGTCTCCTTGAAGTAAGAGTAAGTGATGAAGAATTAGAAAAGCGCCGGAAAGAATGGAAACGACCAGAGTTAAAAGTGAAAACGGGTTGGCTTGGGCGATACGCACAAATGGTTACATCAGCAAATACAGGTGCCGTGCTGAAAATGCAAAATTTTAATTGA
- the speB gene encoding agmatinase encodes MKYPLTPDVKPEFCTTGSFMRLPSSNDQAKVAILGMPFDTAASFRVGARFAPQAIRQASMTLFPYHPIHHVYPFDDTNAIDIGDVSVIPHNIHRSYDLIEEAVVGLMQQGIIPIGLGGDHSVTLASLRAAAKVHGPVALIHFDSHTDTWDTYYEEKYWHGSPFIRAHEEGLLQPDKVFQIGIRGTLNHPGDIQASDDLGYNVITTAELCERGFESVLQQMRQTIGDTPCFLTFDIDFVDPSCAPGTGTLEVGGFNSRETLNMVRSLSGFNYIGFDLVEVLPPYDQAQITSLLAATLVHDFASLIALKIKKEENK; translated from the coding sequence ATGAAATATCCGCTCACACCAGATGTAAAACCAGAATTTTGTACGACAGGTTCATTTATGAGACTACCTTCTAGCAATGATCAAGCGAAGGTTGCTATTTTAGGAATGCCATTTGATACGGCTGCGTCTTTTCGAGTTGGTGCACGGTTTGCCCCGCAAGCAATTCGTCAAGCATCCATGACATTATTTCCGTATCATCCAATTCATCATGTCTATCCGTTTGATGATACGAACGCGATTGATATTGGAGATGTGTCTGTTATTCCGCATAATATCCATCGTAGCTATGACTTGATTGAAGAAGCTGTTGTCGGTTTAATGCAACAAGGAATTATCCCGATAGGCCTTGGAGGAGATCATTCTGTTACATTAGCCAGCCTTCGTGCGGCAGCTAAAGTACATGGACCTGTAGCTCTGATTCATTTCGATTCTCATACGGATACATGGGATACATACTATGAAGAGAAATATTGGCATGGTTCTCCATTTATACGAGCACATGAAGAAGGCCTATTACAACCAGATAAAGTATTTCAAATTGGAATCCGCGGAACGTTGAATCATCCAGGAGATATACAAGCTAGTGATGATTTGGGATATAACGTCATTACGACGGCGGAATTATGTGAGCGCGGTTTTGAAAGCGTTCTTCAGCAAATGCGACAAACAATTGGTGATACACCTTGCTTTTTAACATTTGATATTGACTTTGTGGATCCTTCTTGTGCACCCGGTACTGGCACGTTAGAAGTAGGCGGATTTAACAGTCGTGAGACATTGAATATGGTACGTTCCTTAAGTGGTTTTAACTACATCGGTTTTGATTTAGTTGAAGTATTACCGCCATATGATCAAGCACAAATTACTTCTCTTTTGGCAGCTACGCTCGTGCATGATTTTGCTAGTTTGATTGCTTTAAAGATAAAAAAAGAAGAGAATAAGTAG
- the msrA gene encoding peptide-methionine (S)-S-oxide reductase MsrA gives MAEKTFELATFAGGCFWCMVKPFDELPGIQKVVSGYAGGHTPNPTYEQVKAGTSGHLEVVQITFDPSIFPYQKLLDLYWPQIDPTDDGGQFFDRGPSYRTAIFHHNETQKELAEKSKLAVAESGMLKEPIVTEIRPVAPFYEAEEYHQHFYKKNPEKYAQEHKESGREDFIKENWRKK, from the coding sequence ATGGCAGAAAAAACATTTGAACTCGCAACCTTTGCAGGCGGCTGCTTTTGGTGCATGGTAAAACCATTTGACGAACTTCCTGGTATTCAAAAAGTGGTTTCAGGCTATGCCGGTGGTCACACCCCAAACCCAACATACGAACAAGTAAAAGCAGGAACATCTGGACATTTAGAAGTCGTTCAAATTACATTCGATCCTTCTATTTTCCCTTATCAAAAATTACTAGATTTATATTGGCCACAAATCGATCCGACTGATGATGGCGGACAATTTTTTGACCGCGGACCATCATATCGTACAGCGATTTTTCATCATAATGAAACGCAAAAAGAACTAGCTGAAAAGTCAAAGCTAGCAGTGGCAGAAAGCGGTATGCTTAAGGAGCCAATCGTAACAGAAATTCGTCCAGTTGCTCCATTTTACGAGGCCGAAGAATATCATCAACATTTTTATAAAAAGAATCCAGAGAAATATGCGCAAGAGCATAAAGAATCCGGCCGAGAAGATTTTATTAAAGAAAACTGGCGTAAGAAATAA
- a CDS encoding SDR family oxidoreductase: MLKEKIALVTGASRGIGRAIAKRLANDGALVAVHYGNRKSDAEETVLEIQSNGGSAFSIGANLESLHGVEALYESLDSKLQERTGETKFDILVNNAGIGPGSFIEETTEDFFDRIVSVNAKAPFFLIQQALPRLRDNSRIINISSAATRISLPDFVAYSMTKGAINTMTFTLAKQLGARGITVNAILPGFIKTDMNAELLSDPMMKQYATNISAFSRLGEVEDIADTAAFLASSDSRWVTGQLIDVSGGSCL, from the coding sequence ATGTTAAAAGAAAAGATTGCATTAGTTACTGGAGCAAGCCGAGGGATTGGACGCGCTATCGCAAAGCGTTTAGCAAACGATGGTGCATTAGTTGCTGTTCATTATGGAAATCGTAAGAGTGATGCGGAAGAAACAGTACTTGAAATCCAATCGAATGGTGGTTCAGCTTTTTCTATTGGAGCGAATCTTGAATCTTTACATGGTGTAGAAGCTCTTTACGAATCTTTAGATTCTAAATTACAAGAACGTACTGGTGAAACTAAGTTTGATATTTTAGTAAATAACGCTGGAATCGGCCCTGGATCTTTTATTGAAGAAACGACTGAAGATTTTTTTGATAGAATTGTTTCCGTAAATGCAAAAGCACCATTTTTCTTAATACAACAAGCCCTGCCACGCTTACGTGACAATAGTCGTATTATTAATATTTCATCTGCTGCAACGCGAATTTCTTTACCAGATTTCGTCGCATACAGTATGACAAAAGGTGCCATCAATACAATGACGTTTACGCTAGCAAAACAGCTTGGAGCAAGAGGAATAACGGTTAACGCCATACTCCCAGGTTTTATTAAAACAGATATGAACGCTGAACTACTAAGTGATCCAATGATGAAGCAGTATGCTACTAATATATCCGCTTTTAGTCGTTTAGGAGAAGTTGAAGATATCGCAGATACTGCTGCATTTCTTGCATCCTCTGACAGTCGCTGGGTCACTGGTCAATTGATTGATGTTAGCGGTGGTTCTTGTTTGTAA
- the ilvA gene encoding threonine ammonia-lyase IlvA → MVQNVRERVKIEDILVAHNHMKDIVNKTPLQRVSVLSDYYECDVYVKREDLQVIRSFKIRGAYNLIQSLSKEQVQNGVVCASAGNHAQGVAYTCNLLKISSKIFMPTTTPKQKVSQVQFFGGDFAEIILVGDTFDSSFQEAQRYCEEQGMTFVHPFDDPYVIAGQGTVAVEILHDMEKPVDYVFTAIGGGGLASGVGTYVKGVSPSTKVIGVEPVGAASMKEAFLQNENVALDNIDSFVDGAAVKRVGKLTFETCKDVLDDIVLVPEGKICTTILELYKKNAIVAEPAGALSIAALDLYKEEIKGKTVVCTLSGGNNDIDRMQEIKERSLIYEGLKHYFVIEFPQRSGALREFLDKGLGPDDDITRFEYIKKHNKENGPALVGVELKHREDYEPLITRFQQNNIQFMELNKNPVLFDLLI, encoded by the coding sequence ATGGTGCAAAATGTAAGGGAGAGAGTGAAAATCGAAGATATCCTTGTGGCTCATAATCATATGAAGGATATCGTAAATAAAACGCCGCTGCAACGGGTATCAGTTTTATCGGATTATTACGAGTGTGATGTGTATGTGAAACGGGAAGACTTACAAGTCATTCGGTCATTTAAAATTCGAGGTGCTTACAATTTAATTCAAAGTTTATCAAAGGAACAAGTACAAAACGGTGTCGTTTGCGCAAGTGCAGGAAATCATGCACAGGGAGTCGCGTATACGTGTAATTTATTGAAAATTTCGTCAAAAATCTTTATGCCAACGACAACGCCCAAACAGAAAGTATCCCAAGTGCAATTTTTTGGAGGTGACTTTGCTGAAATTATTTTAGTTGGTGATACGTTTGATAGTTCTTTCCAAGAAGCACAGCGTTATTGCGAAGAACAGGGGATGACGTTTGTTCACCCATTTGATGATCCATATGTAATTGCTGGTCAAGGAACTGTTGCCGTTGAGATTTTGCACGATATGGAGAAACCTGTTGATTACGTATTCACAGCAATTGGTGGAGGTGGTTTGGCATCAGGAGTTGGTACATATGTAAAAGGTGTTAGTCCTTCCACGAAAGTAATCGGGGTAGAACCAGTTGGTGCTGCATCGATGAAAGAAGCTTTTTTACAAAACGAAAATGTAGCATTAGACAATATTGATAGTTTTGTTGACGGAGCGGCTGTAAAACGAGTTGGGAAATTAACTTTTGAAACGTGTAAGGATGTTTTAGATGATATCGTACTAGTGCCTGAGGGGAAAATTTGTACAACGATTTTAGAGTTATATAAGAAAAATGCAATCGTTGCTGAGCCAGCTGGAGCTCTTTCTATTGCTGCACTGGATTTATATAAAGAAGAAATTAAAGGAAAAACCGTTGTTTGTACGTTAAGTGGCGGGAATAATGATATTGATAGAATGCAAGAAATCAAAGAACGCTCTCTCATTTACGAAGGATTAAAACATTATTTTGTTATTGAATTTCCGCAGCGTTCAGGTGCATTGCGAGAATTCCTTGATAAAGGCTTAGGACCAGATGATGACATTACTCGATTCGAGTATATTAAGAAACATAATAAAGAAAACGGACCTGCACTTGTCGGAGTGGAGTTAAAACATAGAGAAGATTATGAGCCGTTAATTACTCGTTTTCAACAAAATAATATTCAATTTATGGAGTTGAATAAAAATCCGGTGTTGTTTGATTTATTAATTTAG
- the ilvE gene encoding branched-chain-amino-acid transaminase, translating to MKKQYIYMNGELVEKEKAVVSVYDHGFLYGDGVFEGIRSYGGNVFCLKEHLKRLYESAKSILLTIPMTVEEMEQAVLQTLQKNEYADAYIRLIVSRGKGDLGLDPRSCKNPSVIIITEQLKLFPQEFYDNGLSVVSVASRRNMPDALDPRIKSMNYLNNVLVKIEAAQAGVLEALMLNQQGYVCEGSGDNVFVVKDGKVLTPPAYLGALEGITRNSVIELCERLGIPCEEKPFTRHDVYVADEVFLTGTAAELIPVVKVDSREIGNGKPGCVTKQLTEEFRKLTQERGVRVPGLAGNLV from the coding sequence ATGAAAAAACAATATATCTATATGAATGGGGAATTAGTAGAAAAAGAAAAGGCAGTTGTATCTGTTTATGATCACGGATTCTTATACGGGGATGGCGTATTTGAAGGGATTCGTAGTTATGGAGGGAATGTATTTTGTTTGAAAGAGCATTTGAAGCGTTTATATGAATCTGCGAAATCTATTTTACTTACGATTCCAATGACAGTTGAAGAGATGGAACAAGCAGTTTTACAGACACTACAAAAAAATGAATATGCGGATGCATATATTAGGTTAATTGTTTCAAGAGGAAAGGGAGACTTAGGGCTTGATCCAAGAAGTTGTAAAAATCCAAGTGTCATCATTATCACAGAACAGTTAAAGCTGTTCCCGCAAGAGTTTTATGATAACGGTCTTAGTGTGGTATCAGTTGCATCACGCCGAAATATGCCGGATGCACTCGATCCTCGTATTAAGTCGATGAACTATTTAAATAATGTGCTTGTGAAAATTGAAGCGGCACAAGCTGGCGTTCTAGAAGCACTCATGCTGAACCAACAAGGATATGTGTGTGAAGGATCAGGAGATAACGTGTTTGTTGTAAAAGATGGGAAAGTATTGACACCTCCTGCTTATTTAGGAGCGCTGGAAGGAATTACACGTAATAGTGTAATTGAACTTTGTGAGCGACTAGGCATTCCATGTGAGGAAAAACCATTTACACGTCACGATGTATATGTAGCAGATGAAGTCTTTTTAACCGGAACAGCTGCGGAGTTGATCCCAGTAGTTAAGGTTGATTCAAGAGAAATCGGGAACGGAAAACCAGGATGTGTAACAAAACAGTTAACAGAAGAATTCCGAAAGCTAACGCAAGAACGAGGGGTACGTGTTCCAGGACTTGCAGGAAATTTAGTTTAA